A window of the Helianthus annuus cultivar XRQ/B chromosome 4, HanXRQr2.0-SUNRISE, whole genome shotgun sequence genome harbors these coding sequences:
- the LOC110935438 gene encoding protein STRUBBELIG-RECEPTOR FAMILY 7 — protein sequence MAPLFFLLLLLLLPPNSIIADTDPSDVSALNAMYQSLNSPGQLTEWSLSGGDPCDENWKGITCSGSRVTEINLSSLGLSGGIGYQLSSLTSVTNFDVSNNNFGNQIPYSLPPNVTRLNLAGCGFSGTLPYSISQMTSLKFLNVARNQISGPLPDMFGQLSALNSLDLSSNAFMGDLPESFSLLSSATDMFLQNNQFTGTIDVLANLPLKNLNVANNKFTGWVPSQLNNINLQKDGNSWNSGPAPPPPPGTPAAERGGQNRQPGGNSPSAGGSSGGGGKKSGVGGGAIAGIVISILVVSAIIAFFLLKKRSKKSSTDIEKTEDHSFPYVAQQSVEEMKPDQASSMVNTKTFETEAVIDLKPPPFDHQKSFDDDGFSAIPITPKKVHVAPPDVTSFSVADLQLATNSFSADNLIGEGSIGRVFRAQFEDGKVVAVKKIISSASSDDFIDVVSNVSRLLHPNITELVGYCSEHGQHLLVYEFLKNGSLYDFLHLADEYSKPLIWNTRVKIALGTARALEYLHEICSPSVIHKNIKSANILLDSELNPHLSECGLASLISDADQNSGYSAPEVSMSGQYTMKSDVYSFGVTMLELLTGRKPFDSSRTRAEQSLVRWATPQLHDMDALAKMVDPALKGLYPVKSLSRFADVIALCVQPEPEFRPAMSEVVQALVRLVQRANMSKRTVGVEQGRSGNQEFTP from the exons ATGGCACCACTCTTcttccttctccttcttcttcttctgcctCCAAACTCCATCATCGCCGACACAGATCCATCCGATG TCTCTGCTCTGAATGCCATGTATCAGAGTTTAAATTCTCCGGGCCAATTAACCGAATGGAGCTTAAGCGGTGGCGACCCCTGTGATGAAAACTGGAAAGGCATCACCTGTTCTGGCTCAAGAGTCACAGAAAT AAATCTATCAAGTCTTGGGCTTTCTGGAGGAATTGGATATCAACTTTCAAGTTTGACATCAGTAACTAACTT TGATGTAAGCAACAACAATTTTGGAAATCAGATACCTTATAGCCTTCCTCCAAACGTCACAAGATT AAATCTTGCCGGATGTGGATTTAGTGGCACCCTTCCATATTCCATATCACAAATGACTTCTCTAAAGTTCTT AAATGTTGCCCGCAACCAAATTAGTGGCCCGTTGCCTGACATGTTTGGGCAGCTTTCAGCTCTAAACTCTCT GGATTTATCTTCGAATGCATTTATGGGTGACCTTCCTGAAAGCTTTAGCTTGCTGTCCAGTGCAACTGATAT GTTTTTACAGAACAACCAGTTTACAGGCACCATTGATGTCCTTGCCAATCTTCCCCTTAAAAATCT GAATGTTGCCAATAACAAGTTTACGGGATGGGTTCCTAGTCAGCTAAACAACATAAATCTGCA AAAGGATGGTAACTCATGGAACTCTGGGCCTGCACCCCCACCTCCTCCTGGCACACCTGCAGCCGAAAGGGGCGGTCAAAATCGACAACCAGGTGGCAATAGCCCGTCTGCTGGCGGttctagtggtggtggtgggaaGAAGTCTGGTGTTGGTGGTGGAGCTATAGCAGGAATTGTGATATCCATCTTGGTTGTTAGTGCAATAATAGCCTTCTTTTTGTTGAAAAAAAGATCCAAAAAATCATCTACCGATATAGAAAAGACCGAGGACCATTCCTTTCCCTATGTTGCTCAACAGTCAGTTGAAG AAATGAAGCCTGATCAAGCTTCCTCCATGGTCAACACAAAAACATTTGAAACTGAAGCTGTTATAGACCTAAAACCACCACCCTTTGATCATCAAAAATCATTTGATGACGATGGTTTCTCAGCGATTCCTATTACTCCCAAGAAAGTACACGTGGCCCCACCAGATGTCACATCATTCTCAGTAGCTGACCTTCAATTAGCCACAAACAGCTTTAGTGCTGATAACCTCATTGGTGAAGGATCTATTGGGCGTGTTTTCCGTGCTCAATTTGAAGATGGAAAA GTTGTTGCTGTTAAGAAGATAATATCATCTGCCAGTTCAGATGATTTCATTGACGTGGTTTCGAATGTATCTAGATTACTCCATCCTAACATAACTGAGCTCGTTGGCTACTGCTCAGAACATGGTCAACACCTTCTTGTTTACGAGTTCCTTAAAAACGGCTCTCTCTATGATTTCTTGCATCTCGCTGATGAATACAGCAAGCCATTAATATGGAACACACGTGTCAAAATTGCTTTAGGGACAGCTCGCGCCTTGGA ATATCTACATGAAATATGCTCGCCATCTGTTATTCACAAGAATATTAAATCAGCTAATATCTTACTAGACTCAGAGCTCAACCCTCATCTGTCTGAGTGTGGGTTAGCAAGCCTCATCTCCGATGCCGATCAG AATTCTGGATACAGTGCCCCTGAGGTTTCCATGTCTGGACAGTACACAATGAAAAGTGATGTATACAGTTTTGGTGTTACCATGTTGGAGCTACTTACGGGAAGAAAACCATTCGATAG CTCAAGGACGAGGGCAGAACAGTCTTTGGTGAGGTGGGCGACACCTCAGCTTCATGACATGGATGCTCTTGCAAAGATGGTTGATCCAGCACTAAAAGGACTGTATCCAGTCAaatctctctctcgttttgcagATGTAATCGCCCTGTGTGTACAG CCGGAGCCAGAGTTTCGACCAGCCATGTCAGAAGTGGTTCAGGCATTGGTTCGACTTGTGCAGAGGGCAAATATGAGCAAGAGAACTGTTGGTGTCGAACAAGGACGATCTGGCAACCAGGAATTTACGCCATAA
- the LOC118491291 gene encoding uncharacterized protein LOC118491291, with amino-acid sequence MKKVGKDMAQYLGDFQFGVGTPNGAEAVLHSANRFLNSFHEDGSMALLTVDFTNAFNMVDRSAFLQQVHQRCPSIYRWVQFLYAQPARLYVGSECFRATTGVQQGDPLGPLLFALALHPLILRVQEHCNLPFHAWYLDDGTIIGNAMEVAKALEIINTEGPSLGLHLNIKKTEVYWPSCDGLKVQDGLFPRGIGRPERGVKLLGGAVSRDSVFIEELAGRRALTAVDLMKLLPCLQDPQCELLLLRSCMGVAKLLFGLRTCQPHLMANAVSCFDDGLREAIEDIVVCGGSYFGDLQWRLASLPMRLGGLGLLSAQDVGVYAFVASRAQSCVLQDHILRNSGVVKLDVDYKQALEYLRVSLPDFDIGGFYNMDTAPPKPQKTLANALFDKIARSLGEVFDLSPRQKAVIECLKGPHAQDFLTVIPIEGLGQCMSAVEYRAILKYRLMIPMYLEDEICPICRKACMDKYGEHAIHCKELPGFKYRHDWVRDVLGDILRRAGISAKKEAPVNFLTDPMEGRSTLRPADLLVFWLGGRETCLCGSHRSLPLSWFKGKRVCSRTSYKESGI; translated from the coding sequence ATGAAGAAGGTTGGGAAGGACATGGCCCAGTATTTGGGGGATTTTCAATTCGGGGTTGGCACACCAAATGGGGCGGAGGCGGTGCTTCATAGTGCGAACAGGTTCCTGAACTCTTTTCATGAAGATGGGTCCATGGCCTTGCTTACGGTAGACTTCACCAATGCTTTCAACATGGTTGACCGCTCAGCGTTCCTCCAACAGGTCCACCAACGTTGTCCATCTATCTATCGGTGGGTCCAGTTCCTGTACGCCCAACCCGCTAGGTTGTATGTTGGCAGCGAGTGTTTTAGGGCCACCACTGGAGTGCAACAAGGGGATCCCTTGGGGCCCCTTCTCTTTGCCCTAGCTTTACACCCCCTTATTCTCCGTGTCCAGGAGCACTGTAACCTCCCCTTTCATGCTTGGTATTTGGATGATGGCACGATTATAGGTAATGCAATGGAAGTTGCTAAAGCATTGGAAATCATCAACACGGAGGGACCATCCCTAGGGCTCCATCTCAATATTAAGAAAACGGAAGTGTACTGGCCATCTTGTGACGGTCTCAAGGTTCAGGACGGTCTTTTCCCGAGAGGGATAGGTAGACCTGAGAGGGGGGTTAAACTCCTTGGGGGGGCGGTTAGCCGAGATTCTGTTTTTATCGAGGAATTAGCAGGGCGGCGGGCTTTGACAGCGGTTGACCTTATGAAACTCTTGCCCTGCCTCCAGGACCCCCAGTGCGAGCTTCTTCTTTTAAGGTCATGCATGGGGGTAGCTAAGTTACTGTTTGGGCTGCGGACCTGCCAACCCCACTTGATGGCAAATGCGGTATCCTGTTTTGATGATGGTCTTCGAGAGGCTATCGAAGACATTGTTGTTTGCGGGGGGTCCTACTTCGGTGACCTTCAGTGGCGTTTGGCATCTTTGCCGATGCGTCTGGGTGGTTTGGGCCTCCTCTCAGCTCAGGATGTTGGAGTTTATGCTTTTGTGGCATCTAGAGCTCAGTCGTGTGTATTGCAAGATCATATCCTTCGGAACAGTGGGGTTGTTAAACTTGACGTAGACTACAAACAGGCTCTTGAGTACTTAAGGGTCTCTCTTCCAGACTTTGATATTGGCGGTTTCTATAATATGGACACCGCCCCCCCAAAGCCACaaaaaactttggcgaatgcccTATTTGACAAAATCGCTCGGAGTCTGGGAGAAGTGTTTGATTTGTCTCCCCGCCAGAAGGCGGTGATTGAGTGCTTGAAAGGCCCCCATGCGCAAGACTTTTTAACTGTTATCCCGATCGAGGGGCTGGGGCAATGCATGTCGGCGGTTGAGTATAGGGCTATCCTCAAATACCGGCTGATGATCCCTATGTATTTAGAAGACGAAATCTGCCCAATTTGTCGTAAAGCCTGCAtggataaatacggggagcatgcTATTCATTGTAAGGAGCTCCCTGGTTTCAAATATCGGCACGACTGGGTGAGGGATGTTTTGGGGGACATATTGAGGAGAGCGGGGATTTCTGCCAAGAAGGAGGCCCCTGTGAATTTCCTTACAGATCCCATGGAAGGAAGATCTACATTGAGACCAGCGGATCTGCTCGTCTTTTGGCTGGGCGggagggaaacatgcttgtgtggatCTCACAGGAGTCTCCCCCTTAGCTGGTTTAAGGGAAAGCGGGTTTGTAGCAGGACAAGCTATAAGGAAAGCGGAATCTAA
- the LOC110935439 gene encoding RING-H2 finger protein ATL3 gives MSSTGQNLNDPGLMEVTGRVLIATIIALVVVLILVFLFHIYAKWLWHRRQQAIDTTNNRRNLDQHAGVTVLRRGLDAAFLKTLPISQFDSKDGLECSVCLSEVEQGENTRVLPKCNHVFHAECIDMWFHSHSTCPICRNPVSEQTTEVSVESLLETQQRSGDFPTNVLFWGDETEVSTLTSQLEEANTNNHQGPVLPFEPTASSSSSSSSETNNYKDRLKSDLVIDIPRQGSGEEEEDERTPIMRSLRRILSNSRRFNPFSPGSASASEQPQS, from the coding sequence atgagTAGTACTGGTCAAAATCTGAATGATCCAGGTTTGATGGAGGTGACCGGAAGAGTCTTGATTGCCACCATCATTGCTCTCGTGGTCGTACTCATCCTCGTTTTCTTGTTCCACATCTACGCCAAGTGGTTATGGCACCGCCGCCAGCAAGCCATAGACACCACCAACAACCGCCGCAATTTAGACCAGCACGCCGGCGTAACCGTCCTGCGCCGCGGCCTCGACGCCGCCTTCCTCAAAACCTTACCCATCTCACAATTCGATTCCAAAGACGGGCTGGAATGTTCGGTTTGTTTGTCGGAGGTCGAACAAGGAGAAAACACTCGAGTTTTGCCTAAATGCAACCATGTGTTTCATGCAGAATGCATTGACATGTGGTTTCATTCACATTCAACCTGTCCCATTTGTCGAAACCCTGTTTCGGAACAAACCACCGAGGTTTCAGTGGAGAGTTTACTCGAGACGCAACAACGGTCAGGGGATTTCCCGACAAATGTTTTGTTTTGGGGTGATGAAACCGAAGTAAGCACCTTGACTTCCCAGCTGGAAGAAGCCAATACTAACAATCATCAAGGTCCTGTTCTACCATTTGAACCAACAGCTTCTTcatcgtcgtcatcatcatcagaGACTAATAATTATAAGGATAGATTGAAGTCAGATTTAGTGATTGATATACCAAGGCAGGGTAgtggggaagaagaagaagatgagagAACTCCAATTATGAGATCATTAAGGAGAATCTTGAGTAACAGTAGAAGGTTTAATCCTTTTAGCCCTGGCTCTGCCTCTGCCTCTGAACAACCCCAAAGTTGA